The proteins below come from a single Fastidiosipila sanguinis genomic window:
- the hrcA gene encoding heat-inducible transcriptional repressor HrcA, which translates to MLSERQSTILKLVIDTYIESAEPVGSKYIADLLGHSVSSATIRNEMSFLEEYGFLTKAHTSSGRLPIDKGYREYVDNLINIEKINKAEKMNLTNALHNYVYENGNFIEAATSILSYITGMVTISVLPKSNKTYLEHLKIIFMEPGRALVVTIVSSGIAHNRFIRISELFDASDLEKIEKSLESNLHGVDLNSLNFGKMKIITMSKNVNSQVYEDLLYEIYVSIKQANELDVNVTGIENLMRLPEFDTSNKVFNIYKALDKDGDLINNLDKLNEKDDFTVLIGNEIKIEDLNKCTLISATYDLGDDLHGQINLIGPKRMNYELVIPKVGFIREAIKNELLGNEI; encoded by the coding sequence ATGTTAAGCGAAAGACAAAGCACAATACTTAAGTTAGTCATTGACACTTATATAGAATCTGCTGAACCAGTAGGCTCTAAGTATATTGCTGATCTACTTGGACATTCAGTCAGTTCTGCCACTATAAGAAATGAAATGAGTTTCTTGGAAGAGTATGGTTTTTTAACCAAGGCACATACATCTTCAGGAAGATTGCCTATAGATAAAGGTTATAGAGAGTACGTAGACAACTTAATTAATATTGAAAAAATAAATAAAGCGGAAAAAATGAATCTAACTAATGCTTTGCATAATTACGTTTATGAGAATGGTAATTTTATTGAAGCAGCGACATCAATTCTTTCATATATAACAGGTATGGTCACTATTAGTGTTTTGCCAAAGTCAAACAAAACATATCTAGAACACTTGAAGATTATATTTATGGAGCCTGGTAGAGCTTTGGTAGTTACTATAGTATCAAGTGGTATAGCCCACAATAGGTTTATTAGAATTAGTGAGTTGTTTGATGCAAGTGATTTGGAAAAAATAGAGAAGAGCTTGGAAAGCAATTTACATGGTGTTGATTTAAACTCATTAAATTTCGGAAAAATGAAAATTATAACCATGAGCAAAAACGTAAACTCTCAAGTATATGAAGATTTATTATATGAGATTTATGTAAGTATTAAACAGGCTAATGAATTGGATGTTAATGTAACTGGAATAGAAAATTTAATGCGCTTACCTGAGTTTGATACCAGTAATAAAGTCTTTAATATTTATAAAGCATTGGACAAGGATGGAGACTTAATAAATAACCTTGATAAATTAAATGAAAAAGATGATTTCACCGTTTTAATAGGTAATGAGATAAAAATCGAAGATCTAAATAAATGTACTTTAATATCTGCAACATACGATTTAGGTGATGATCTACATGGACAAATTAATTTAATTGGTCCTAAGAGGATGAATTACGAGTTGGTGATTCCGAAAGTAGGTTTTATCCGTGAAGCTATTAAAAATGAATTACTAGGAAATGAAATATAA
- a CDS encoding M28 family peptidase — translation MNTKTNLVKKSNKIRSLRSWMVLALVCTMLLSACRSNTVPEIMKYDDYGKKVALNIAENYPKRVAGSESETAVADLIKKEFESFGYNVENQSIELESGGHSRNLIVKIPGKGFVAEEDTDSELDFSIYERRAKEEYGLFRRKVIVAARYDSNPNAPDNNDGISDNASGIGALLTLAKQLKEYTMGYDVELVALGAGFSNNAGSRKLLESKSPEEIKNIDAFYELRSLYGGDKLYAHSGWSSTYPKQKYKLRQPAYQLAEVAYDESVSYYTGVVLYQNQISLQIDNMLLNTEAPEGFGEAPEKIVFREMSENESDYREFDKRGVPVVYLESYNYSGESMDDISENRNPNFSSTNYIVRGTDFDNIETLGNYSEEDLLQNRINASAFMVLKSIETGVIGSSKNY, via the coding sequence ATGAATACAAAAACTAATCTTGTAAAAAAATCAAATAAAATAAGAAGCTTACGTTCATGGATGGTATTAGCACTTGTTTGCACTATGTTACTGAGCGCATGTAGAAGTAACACGGTTCCAGAAATTATGAAATACGATGATTATGGCAAAAAAGTAGCTCTTAACATAGCAGAAAATTATCCTAAACGAGTTGCAGGTTCAGAGTCAGAAACTGCAGTAGCGGATTTAATAAAAAAAGAATTTGAGTCTTTTGGATATAACGTAGAAAACCAAAGTATAGAGTTAGAATCAGGCGGACATAGTAGAAATTTAATTGTTAAAATTCCGGGCAAGGGTTTCGTGGCTGAAGAAGATACAGATTCAGAGTTGGACTTCTCAATTTATGAGAGAAGAGCAAAAGAAGAGTATGGGCTTTTTAGAAGAAAAGTTATTGTAGCAGCTCGTTATGATTCCAATCCTAATGCACCTGATAATAATGATGGTATTTCAGATAATGCTTCAGGTATTGGTGCGTTGTTAACTTTAGCCAAACAACTTAAAGAATATACAATGGGTTATGATGTTGAATTAGTAGCTCTTGGGGCAGGATTCTCTAATAATGCAGGTTCTCGTAAACTATTAGAGAGTAAATCTCCAGAAGAAATTAAGAATATTGATGCATTCTACGAGTTGAGAAGCTTATATGGTGGTGATAAACTATATGCACATTCAGGCTGGTCATCTACTTATCCAAAGCAAAAGTACAAATTGCGTCAACCTGCATATCAACTTGCTGAAGTTGCATATGATGAATCAGTTTCATACTATACAGGCGTTGTTCTGTACCAGAACCAAATATCTCTACAAATTGATAATATGTTGCTTAATACTGAAGCTCCAGAAGGTTTTGGTGAAGCTCCAGAGAAGATTGTTTTCAGAGAAATGAGCGAAAATGAATCTGATTATAGAGAGTTCGATAAACGAGGAGTGCCAGTTGTATATCTTGAATCTTACAATTACTCCGGAGAGAGTATGGATGATATTAGTGAAAATAGAAATCCAAATTTCTCTAGTACTAACTATATAGTTAGAGGTACAGATTTTGATAATATTGAGACTCTTGGAAACTACTCTGAAGAGGATCTTTTGCAAAATAGAATCAATGCGTCTGCATTTATGGTACTGAAATCGATTGAAACTGGAGTTATCGGCTCAAGCAAAAATTATTAG
- a CDS encoding phasin family protein, with amino-acid sequence MFKNNKLIQFNILLIVFAFFFSSIFTPVMVFADENSTTNVAQEDSENTSTNVESTNNTSSSSSDSGGNNSPEINSHNANDNWTLDYTTEFDNYYVFDNLNRSQLYKKNELIEREDPLALNILISLLAIETLEINTPITISNETAMKSAQENLSNIILNAGSKYEVQFLVYATLFYDSKAALEALTLSLSKSVESFQTLVNSRLRNLNMDNSKLIIEDNVSNIKLLTNSQDMGSLITAAYTNTLFKKIFTSSNEIYISPLEDQNRPLYLRNRMDFVWTWTRNEITGALSASNGNSTSFAYIFPGDSYSIYMLQNINYKDENNDISRIFNNSIIEANSLHNEISSKFIRTVLVQRGDYFDTIALSNGVQVELIYLSTAYYLKPTFISEIVPQISLKMKDPINLPITAGESLGNITMVLPNGDSFSAEVGSSIDIYSQNNVIENLLSTISENENIVRLIYALAIVLLLVILIEIIMILFRRFLYNKSNKLKK; translated from the coding sequence ATGTTTAAAAACAATAAATTAATACAATTTAATATTTTATTAATTGTTTTTGCATTTTTCTTCAGTTCTATTTTTACCCCTGTTATGGTTTTTGCTGATGAAAACAGCACAACTAATGTAGCTCAAGAAGATTCAGAAAACACCAGTACTAATGTTGAAAGCACTAACAACACTAGCAGCAGTTCATCTGACAGTGGAGGCAATAATTCTCCAGAAATTAATTCCCACAACGCAAATGATAATTGGACTCTAGACTACACTACTGAGTTTGATAACTATTATGTTTTTGACAATCTAAACAGATCTCAACTATACAAAAAGAATGAGCTTATTGAACGTGAAGATCCACTTGCACTCAATATACTAATTTCCCTACTGGCTATTGAAACTCTTGAGATTAACACACCAATTACTATTAGTAATGAGACAGCAATGAAATCAGCTCAAGAAAACCTTTCTAACATCATTCTGAATGCTGGTTCAAAGTATGAGGTTCAATTTTTGGTATATGCAACACTTTTCTATGATTCAAAAGCTGCATTAGAAGCTCTAACTTTGAGTTTAAGTAAATCTGTAGAAAGCTTTCAAACTCTAGTAAATTCTAGGCTTCGCAACCTAAACATGGATAATAGTAAACTTATAATTGAGGACAATGTAAGTAATATAAAACTCTTAACCAACTCCCAAGATATGGGCTCATTAATTACTGCAGCATATACAAATACTCTATTCAAAAAGATATTCACCAGCAGCAATGAAATTTACATTTCACCTCTAGAAGATCAGAATAGACCATTATACTTACGCAACCGTATGGACTTTGTCTGGACTTGGACAAGAAATGAAATAACAGGTGCTTTAAGCGCAAGCAATGGTAATAGTACGAGTTTTGCTTATATTTTCCCTGGAGATAGCTATTCGATCTACATGTTGCAAAACATTAATTACAAAGATGAAAACAATGATATCTCTAGAATTTTCAATAATTCTATTATTGAGGCAAATTCATTGCATAATGAAATATCTTCCAAGTTTATTCGTACTGTTCTTGTACAGAGAGGAGATTATTTCGATACAATAGCACTAAGTAATGGGGTTCAAGTAGAACTTATTTATCTGAGTACTGCTTATTACCTTAAACCAACTTTTATTAGTGAAATTGTTCCTCAGATTAGCCTCAAGATGAAAGATCCAATTAATCTGCCAATCACTGCAGGTGAAAGTCTTGGGAATATAACTATGGTTTTGCCTAATGGAGATTCATTCTCAGCTGAAGTAGGATCTAGCATTGACATCTATAGCCAAAATAATGTTATAGAAAACTTGCTTAGCACTATTAGTGAAAACGAAAATATAGTTAGGCTTATATATGCTTTAGCAATAGTTTTGTTATTAGTAATCCTCATTGAAATAATAATGATACTTTTCAGACGATTCTTATACAACAAGAGTAATAAACTCAAAAAATAA
- the gltX gene encoding glutamate--tRNA ligase, which produces MMNNKVRTRFAPSPTGFMHIGNLRTALFEYLVAKSAGGDFILRIEDTDQERFVEGAVDKIYQALKITGLQHDEGPDIGGNYGPYVQSERKDIYKEAIKPLLENGKAYYCFCSAERLEEVQAQQKASGSDFIGYDRHCRNLSNEEVQEKLASGASYVIRQAIPTEGEITYTDEVYGQLTFENSTFEDQVLLKSDGFPTYNYANVIDDHAMNITHIVRGNEYLSSTPKYIHLYEAFGFDVPKFIHLPLINGNDGTKLSKRHGATSLEDLLKEGYLPEAIVNYLAMLGWSPKGTQEFFTLEELEKAFSVEGIAKSPATYDEVKLQWYNEHYVQKLSLDEFITISKEFFLQVDPEMSEETMKLLAENLQSRISKLTEIPEKIAFMSGLQDFDLELLVHKKSKSTLESSQQVLSDFLNILEDTEWNDDAIKAAMVDYAEANELKNGTVMFPIRIAVTGQSVTPGGTVEVLRYLGKEESLKRLQHSLDRLNNELK; this is translated from the coding sequence ATGATGAATAATAAAGTTAGAACACGTTTCGCCCCTTCTCCTACAGGATTCATGCATATTGGTAATCTAAGAACTGCTTTATTCGAGTACTTAGTAGCCAAGAGTGCTGGTGGAGATTTTATTTTAAGGATTGAAGACACCGATCAGGAACGCTTTGTTGAAGGTGCTGTTGATAAAATTTATCAAGCTTTAAAAATCACAGGATTACAGCATGATGAAGGTCCAGATATTGGTGGTAATTATGGTCCTTATGTACAAAGTGAACGTAAAGACATCTACAAAGAAGCTATCAAACCTTTACTAGAAAATGGTAAAGCTTACTACTGCTTCTGCTCAGCTGAACGTCTAGAAGAAGTCCAAGCTCAACAGAAAGCTTCAGGCTCTGATTTTATCGGATATGATAGACATTGTAGAAATTTAAGCAATGAAGAAGTTCAAGAAAAATTAGCTTCTGGTGCTTCTTATGTCATTCGTCAAGCCATTCCTACAGAGGGAGAAATTACTTATACTGATGAGGTATATGGTCAACTTACTTTTGAGAATTCCACTTTTGAAGATCAAGTTTTGTTAAAGTCAGATGGCTTCCCTACTTATAATTATGCTAACGTAATTGACGACCACGCAATGAATATTACTCATATTGTACGTGGTAATGAATACTTAAGCTCAACACCAAAATACATTCATCTATATGAAGCTTTTGGGTTTGATGTTCCTAAATTCATTCACCTACCTTTGATTAATGGTAATGATGGAACTAAATTATCCAAACGTCATGGCGCAACCAGTCTAGAAGATTTACTTAAAGAAGGTTATCTTCCTGAAGCTATCGTTAATTACTTAGCGATGTTAGGTTGGTCACCAAAAGGCACACAAGAATTTTTCACATTAGAAGAATTAGAAAAAGCATTTAGTGTTGAGGGCATAGCTAAGTCCCCTGCAACCTACGATGAAGTTAAACTTCAATGGTACAATGAGCATTATGTGCAGAAACTCAGCTTAGATGAATTCATTACAATTTCAAAGGAATTCTTCTTACAAGTTGATCCAGAAATGTCTGAAGAAACAATGAAACTTCTAGCTGAAAACCTTCAAAGTAGAATTAGTAAATTAACAGAGATTCCAGAAAAGATTGCATTCATGTCTGGATTACAAGATTTCGATTTAGAATTACTAGTTCATAAGAAGAGTAAGTCTACATTAGAATCTTCACAACAAGTTCTAAGTGACTTTTTAAACATACTTGAAGATACAGAATGGAATGACGATGCAATCAAAGCTGCAATGGTAGATTATGCCGAAGCTAATGAACTTAAAAATGGTACCGTTATGTTCCCTATTCGTATCGCTGTTACCGGTCAATCTGTTACACCTGGAGGAACGGTTGAGGTTTTGCGCTATCTAGGCAAAGAAGAATCTCTTAAACGTTTACAACATAGTTTAGACAGATTAAACAATGAACTAAAATAA
- a CDS encoding glutamine--tRNA ligase/YqeY domain fusion protein, producing MAENKNNITLADNEENVLEGNNFIEKFIDEDLAKDGQFEGMTVHTRFPPEPNGYLHIGHAKAVCLNFGIAEKYNGLCNLRMDDTNPVSEDKDFVDQIVSDIHWLGFDWGDRFYYASDYFQEMYEFAIELIKKDMAYVDESSAETIRQNRGTLTEPGIESEYRYRPIEESLELFERMRAGEFEDGAMVLRAKIDMSAGNINMRDPVIYRISHTPHHRTGTEWPIYPMYDFAHPIEDAIEHITHSLCTMEFEDHRPLYNWVRDNTSVPSKPRQIEFSRLGIEYTVMSKRKLRQLVEEGLVDGWDDPRMPTIAGLRRRGFTPTSIRNFAEGVGITKSQNMIEYSFLESNLRDDLNENADRRFVVLDPVELEITNYPEDKTEYFSVDNHPDFPERGSRDLPYSKHLWIERDDFMIEPVKKYNRLYVGNKVRLREAYIVECTGFDTDENGNVTKVYATYDDVTKGGKAREGEKVRGTIHWVEKTTALDLEARIYKPLFTVPNPDEAENYKDVINTDSLEILQAKCEPSLLNTQAEEHFQFMRKGYFTRDNRPENQNKLIFNQSVGLKDTFNRK from the coding sequence ATGGCAGAAAACAAAAATAATATTACATTAGCAGATAATGAAGAAAATGTTTTAGAAGGCAATAACTTTATCGAAAAATTCATCGATGAAGATCTAGCTAAAGATGGTCAATTTGAAGGTATGACAGTTCATACACGTTTCCCACCAGAGCCGAATGGTTATCTTCACATAGGTCATGCAAAAGCTGTTTGCTTAAACTTTGGCATTGCAGAAAAATACAATGGTCTATGCAACTTACGTATGGATGACACTAATCCTGTTTCCGAAGATAAAGACTTTGTAGATCAAATTGTTTCTGATATACATTGGCTAGGATTTGATTGGGGTGATAGATTTTACTATGCTTCTGATTACTTCCAAGAAATGTACGAATTTGCAATCGAGTTGATCAAGAAAGATATGGCTTATGTTGATGAGTCTTCAGCTGAAACAATTCGTCAAAATCGAGGTACATTAACAGAACCTGGTATCGAATCAGAATATCGTTATCGCCCTATTGAAGAAAGCTTAGAATTATTCGAACGCATGCGTGCTGGAGAATTTGAAGATGGTGCCATGGTATTAAGAGCCAAGATAGATATGAGCGCAGGAAATATTAACATGCGTGACCCTGTCATCTATAGAATCAGCCATACTCCTCACCATAGAACAGGCACAGAATGGCCTATCTACCCTATGTATGACTTTGCACACCCTATAGAAGATGCTATAGAACATATTACTCACTCACTCTGTACAATGGAATTTGAAGACCATAGACCTTTGTACAACTGGGTACGTGACAATACTTCTGTTCCATCTAAACCTAGACAAATCGAGTTTAGTCGTTTGGGTATTGAATACACTGTTATGAGTAAACGCAAGTTACGTCAACTTGTAGAAGAAGGCTTAGTAGATGGTTGGGATGACCCTAGAATGCCTACAATTGCAGGTTTAAGACGTCGTGGATTCACACCAACTTCTATCCGTAATTTTGCTGAGGGTGTTGGTATCACTAAGAGTCAGAACATGATTGAATATTCTTTCTTAGAATCTAATTTACGTGACGACTTAAACGAAAACGCTGATAGAAGATTTGTTGTACTTGATCCAGTTGAGCTAGAAATCACTAATTATCCTGAAGACAAAACTGAATACTTCTCAGTTGATAATCACCCAGACTTTCCTGAAAGAGGCAGCCGTGATTTACCATACAGTAAGCATCTTTGGATTGAGCGTGATGACTTCATGATTGAACCAGTTAAGAAATATAATCGTCTATATGTAGGCAATAAAGTTAGACTGCGCGAAGCTTATATAGTTGAGTGTACTGGTTTTGATACTGATGAAAATGGTAATGTTACAAAAGTTTACGCAACTTACGACGATGTTACTAAGGGTGGTAAAGCTCGTGAAGGTGAAAAAGTTCGTGGTACAATCCATTGGGTAGAAAAAACAACAGCTCTAGATTTGGAAGCAAGAATTTACAAACCACTCTTCACTGTCCCTAATCCAGATGAAGCCGAAAATTACAAAGACGTAATTAACACTGACTCATTGGAAATACTTCAAGCGAAGTGTGAGCCAAGCTTACTAAATACTCAAGCAGAAGAACACTTCCAATTCATGCGTAAAGGTTACTTCACAAGAGATAATAGGCCAGAAAATCAAAATAAATTGATCTTTAACCAATCAGTAGGTCTAAAAGATACATTTAATCGTAAGTAA
- a CDS encoding ABC transporter ATP-binding protein has protein sequence MSRNRKNKNISNGSIWKNFLRLMEYGKTHKLLLAFTIFLGLLVGVFQLLVPLQIAKILDAYVVGNYKQVQNISILAVIYIFSFVAELILGRNVAKLSNRISSSLRGETFAHLTELPTSFYDRSKQGDVISRLTNDVQAVAISIQNILQEIFSGVVILIGAVILMLRMDLLVASLVILLTPISFFITSSIAFASNKLFLEQSKVTGEIQAYSEEMITGQKVIRAFAAEDKTQAEYDKLNEQLYEVGQKAQFVSSLTNPGTRLVNNITYIVVGVMAIVLAAKGEISVGAISAFLTYALQYAKPVNQIAQVMTEIQAGLASSERIFEILDLESLDSEIDKPELTFYGGNIEFTDLSFAYEKHQKLIENLNLSVKSGQTVAIVGPTGAGKTTLVNLLMRFYEPQKGAIYLDSQDIAEVKRDSVRSLYGMVLQETWLLRSSIFDNIAYGKSDGKASEAEVIEAAKKAQAHDFIMQLEEGYQTKLASASANLSTGQKQLLTLARVFISKPDMLILDEATSDIDTRTEILVQKAFAELMKGKTSFIIAHRLSTIKNADLILVMNQGDVVEVGTHDELIEKEGFYYNLFNSQFA, from the coding sequence ATGAGTAGAAATAGAAAAAATAAGAATATTTCCAATGGATCTATCTGGAAGAATTTCCTACGCCTTATGGAATATGGTAAAACCCATAAGTTACTCCTTGCTTTCACGATTTTTCTAGGTCTTCTAGTAGGTGTTTTCCAGCTATTAGTTCCTTTGCAAATTGCAAAAATTCTTGATGCTTACGTTGTCGGTAATTATAAGCAAGTACAAAATATTTCTATACTTGCCGTTATTTATATTTTTTCATTTGTAGCAGAGTTAATACTAGGTCGAAATGTTGCTAAATTAAGTAATAGAATAAGTAGTAGTTTAAGGGGCGAAACTTTTGCCCATTTAACAGAGCTACCAACCTCATTCTATGATAGAAGTAAGCAGGGAGATGTAATAAGCAGACTAACAAATGATGTCCAAGCTGTGGCTATTTCTATACAGAATATTTTACAAGAAATATTTTCTGGTGTTGTTATCCTAATTGGAGCAGTAATACTAATGCTTAGAATGGATTTATTGGTAGCATCCCTGGTTATCTTATTAACTCCAATTTCATTTTTTATTACAAGTAGTATTGCCTTTGCTTCAAACAAGCTATTCTTAGAACAGTCCAAAGTTACAGGTGAAATCCAAGCATATTCAGAAGAGATGATTACCGGACAAAAAGTGATACGTGCTTTTGCTGCAGAGGACAAGACACAAGCTGAATACGATAAGCTAAATGAGCAATTATATGAAGTTGGTCAAAAAGCTCAATTTGTCTCATCCTTGACTAATCCGGGTACAAGATTGGTTAATAACATTACATATATTGTAGTTGGAGTTATGGCAATTGTTTTGGCTGCAAAAGGTGAGATCAGTGTTGGTGCAATTAGTGCATTTCTGACTTATGCTTTGCAATATGCTAAACCAGTTAATCAGATAGCTCAAGTTATGACAGAAATTCAGGCAGGACTGGCATCATCAGAAAGAATTTTTGAAATCTTAGACCTTGAGAGTTTGGATTCAGAGATAGACAAACCAGAGTTGACATTCTACGGTGGAAATATAGAATTCACTGATTTAAGTTTCGCTTATGAAAAGCATCAGAAATTAATAGAAAACTTGAATTTAAGTGTTAAGTCAGGACAAACTGTAGCGATTGTCGGTCCAACTGGTGCGGGCAAGACTACTCTGGTTAATTTGCTAATGCGCTTCTATGAGCCACAAAAAGGTGCAATTTATCTAGACTCACAAGACATTGCTGAAGTAAAAAGAGATAGTGTGAGATCCTTGTATGGTATGGTCCTGCAAGAAACATGGTTGTTGAGATCATCAATTTTTGACAATATCGCTTATGGAAAATCAGACGGAAAAGCTAGTGAAGCCGAAGTAATAGAAGCTGCTAAGAAGGCGCAAGCTCATGATTTCATTATGCAATTAGAAGAAGGTTATCAAACCAAACTAGCTAGTGCATCTGCAAATCTTTCTACAGGGCAAAAACAATTATTGACTCTTGCAAGAGTATTTATAAGCAAACCTGACATGCTAATTCTTGACGAAGCAACTTCAGATATTGATACCAGAACAGAAATCTTGGTACAAAAAGCTTTCGCCGAACTAATGAAGGGTAAGACCAGCTTCATAATTGCCCATCGACTTTCTACAATAAAGAATGCCGATCTGATACTGGTTATGAACCAAGGTGATGTAGTAGAAGTAGGTACTCATGATGAACTTATAGAGAAAGAGGGATTCTATTACAATCTATTTAATAGCCAATTTGCTTAG
- a CDS encoding ABC transporter ATP-binding protein, translating to MEKESKKSSSAFLRIAGYIKPFKLQAIVGPAAKMIEAVIELLIPLIMAKMIDSIPKHQGDSKFFLLSGLGLLLIVIASFGFSCICQYMASVASQGVGTHIRRDLYKKIQTFSFRQLDKFGAVSLSNRLTLDIGNIQFAVAKFIRLLFRAPLLIIGSTVAAFIISPSIALIFIPIIIFIFALLIFLMSKTIPMQVQAQEDTDELGSLVQDQLGGIRIIRAFNRSKHEKDFFLKNNKALNFILEKIGKLSALLTPGSALIINLATIFVLVLGGDRIQMQTLTAGELIALINYLGLVLQGVTVLTTLLVEVPRIMSSCERLAEALDTEPEIQVLSEEEINLIDSERYRTADPKSAKTYALEVAGAKNDNLLCVNSIDFAYARDAKPVLAEISFALNRGESLGIIGATGSGKSSLARIIQRFYEASFGQIYINGKDIRNMERAEIIQNITYVPQKPLLFTGTIRENISLGLSEAEKDELANLDKRLWDALEIAQAKDFVEGKQNGLDAEVERNGRNFSGGQRQRLSIARALALQTPIVIFDDSASALDYATEAKLNNAIRNLSWKPAMIYISQRVRSMQNMDKIILLDTGRIVAEGTHEELLENSQLYKEIYLSQEKPVEAGDNNE from the coding sequence ATGGAAAAAGAGAGTAAAAAAAGCAGTTCAGCATTCTTGAGAATTGCTGGTTATATTAAACCGTTCAAATTACAAGCTATAGTTGGTCCAGCGGCCAAAATGATAGAAGCAGTCATAGAGTTATTAATACCTCTAATTATGGCTAAAATGATTGATTCAATACCTAAACATCAGGGTGATAGTAAGTTTTTCTTATTGTCAGGTCTGGGGTTATTGTTAATTGTTATTGCCAGTTTCGGATTTTCTTGTATTTGTCAGTACATGGCTTCTGTAGCATCACAAGGTGTAGGGACACATATAAGACGAGATCTATATAAAAAGATTCAAACTTTCTCCTTCAGACAATTGGATAAATTTGGTGCAGTTAGTTTGAGTAATAGATTAACTTTAGATATTGGAAACATTCAATTTGCAGTAGCTAAATTTATTAGGTTACTATTCCGAGCTCCATTATTGATAATTGGCTCTACTGTAGCTGCCTTTATTATTTCTCCATCTATAGCACTTATCTTTATTCCTATAATTATTTTTATTTTTGCACTTTTAATATTTTTAATGAGCAAGACAATTCCTATGCAAGTACAGGCTCAAGAGGATACTGATGAGTTAGGTAGCTTAGTCCAAGATCAATTAGGCGGTATTAGAATTATTAGGGCATTTAATCGCTCTAAACATGAGAAGGATTTTTTCCTAAAGAATAATAAAGCTTTAAACTTTATTCTTGAGAAAATAGGTAAACTTTCGGCACTGCTTACACCAGGTTCAGCTTTGATAATTAATCTAGCAACTATTTTTGTCTTGGTCCTTGGTGGAGATAGAATCCAAATGCAGACTTTAACTGCAGGAGAATTGATCGCACTAATTAATTACTTGGGCTTAGTTTTGCAAGGTGTCACAGTTCTAACAACTCTTCTAGTAGAAGTTCCTAGAATTATGAGTTCATGTGAGAGATTAGCAGAGGCACTTGATACTGAGCCTGAGATTCAAGTGTTAAGTGAAGAAGAGATTAATCTAATTGATAGCGAAAGATATAGAACAGCAGATCCTAAGTCGGCAAAAACATATGCATTAGAAGTAGCTGGTGCAAAAAATGATAATCTCTTGTGTGTAAACTCTATAGATTTTGCCTATGCAAGAGATGCAAAACCTGTTTTAGCTGAAATTTCCTTTGCACTAAATAGAGGAGAAAGTTTAGGTATTATAGGAGCTACCGGTTCTGGAAAGAGTAGTTTAGCGAGAATAATTCAAAGATTCTATGAAGCTAGTTTTGGCCAAATCTATATTAATGGTAAAGATATAAGAAATATGGAGAGAGCTGAGATTATTCAAAATATAACTTATGTTCCACAAAAACCACTCCTTTTTACAGGTACTATCAGAGAGAATATTAGTCTAGGTTTATCAGAAGCGGAGAAAGATGAATTAGCTAACTTAGATAAGAGACTCTGGGATGCTCTAGAGATAGCACAGGCTAAGGATTTTGTTGAAGGTAAACAGAATGGCTTAGATGCTGAAGTTGAGAGAAATGGTAGAAACTTTAGTGGTGGACAGAGACAGAGACTATCAATTGCTAGAGCTTTGGCGTTACAAACTCCTATTGTAATATTTGATGACTCAGCTAGTGCCTTGGATTATGCTACTGAAGCGAAATTGAATAATGCTATACGTAATTTGTCTTGGAAACCTGCGATGATTTACATATCACAAAGAGTTAGAAGTATGCAGAATATGGATAAAATTATTCTGCTTGATACAGGACGAATAGTTGCTGAGGGTACCCATGAAGAACTACTCGAAAACAGTCAATTATACAAAGAGATTTATCTAAGTCAAGAAAAGCCAGTAGAAGCAGGTGATAATAATGAGTAG